The following proteins come from a genomic window of Paucimonas lemoignei:
- the qorA_2 gene encoding zinc-containing alcohol dehydrogenase superfamily protein, whose translation MSRTIRFHQFGPAEVLKIEEHPAALPGPGEVQVRVQAIGISWYDVLWRQNLASSQARLPAGIGHEMAGVVTALGEGVNDLNVGDKVASFPAADPNEHPVYGEVIVLPRTSLTRYPDVLTPVEASVHYTPLLVAYFAYVDLARIKPGQTALVTDASHCAGPSFVQLGKALGVRVIAATKTDDAREYLLALGAEKVVVTEEQDLLMAINKYTDGRGVDVVLDGLGGPQMSIMGDVLAPRGSLVLYGLQGGNQTPFPACAAFQKNIQFFVHCLGNFTGKPELGISQDADALQRALRDINQLTADRVLEPLQTRVFPFSDVVQAHRYMDGCPIGGRAVLEVESV comes from the coding sequence GCTGCGTTGCCTGGTCCCGGTGAGGTTCAGGTGCGTGTTCAGGCAATAGGCATCAGCTGGTATGACGTGCTCTGGCGGCAAAACCTGGCTTCATCCCAGGCGCGGCTGCCTGCTGGCATTGGTCATGAAATGGCCGGTGTGGTGACGGCGCTGGGCGAGGGTGTCAATGACCTGAACGTGGGTGACAAGGTCGCCAGCTTCCCGGCAGCGGATCCCAACGAGCACCCGGTGTACGGCGAAGTGATCGTGCTGCCGCGCACTTCTCTGACGCGTTATCCGGACGTCCTGACGCCGGTTGAGGCCAGCGTTCACTACACGCCGCTGCTGGTTGCGTATTTTGCTTATGTCGACCTGGCACGCATCAAGCCTGGGCAGACCGCCCTGGTGACCGATGCCAGCCATTGCGCCGGGCCGTCATTCGTTCAGTTGGGCAAGGCGTTGGGTGTGCGCGTCATCGCGGCGACCAAAACCGATGATGCCCGCGAGTACCTGCTTGCTCTGGGCGCCGAGAAGGTGGTGGTCACGGAAGAGCAGGACCTGCTGATGGCCATCAACAAGTACACCGATGGCCGTGGCGTGGACGTGGTACTCGATGGTCTGGGCGGTCCGCAGATGTCGATCATGGGTGACGTGCTGGCACCGCGCGGTAGCCTGGTGCTGTATGGCCTGCAAGGTGGCAATCAGACGCCGTTCCCGGCCTGCGCCGCTTTTCAGAAGAACATCCAGTTCTTCGTGCATTGCCTGGGCAACTTCACCGGCAAGCCCGAGTTGGGCATCTCCCAGGACGCCGACGCCTTGCAGCGCGCCTTGCGCGACATCAATCAACTGACGGCCGACCGGGTGCTTGAGCCGCTCCAGACTCGGGTCTTCCCGTTCAGTGACGTGGTGCAGGCGCATCGTTACATGGATGGTTGCCCGATTGGTGGCCGTGCAGTGCTGGAAGTCGAATCCGTCTGA
- a CDS encoding Uvs006 produces MALPLAVNADPPRSLAPDLADQSFYGVAVRALCEFTAKGGDLDLRFTPSPTAQEGIAGHRVVASRRGAGYQTEVPLAGEYLQLRVRGRADGYDPVLNQLEEVKTYRGDLDAMPDNHRQLHWAQAKVYGWLLCQQLQLSEVNLALVYFNIVTEQETLLRERFTAAVLRAFFEQHCGIFLKWAQQELAHTGERNQACEGLSFPHSAFRTGQRHLAESVYKAVSTGRCLMAQAPTGIGKTIGTLFPMLKATSPQKLDKIFFLTAKTPGRKLALDALSVIRQSAPQLTLRVLELVARDKACEHLDKACNGDSCPLARGFYDRLPAARSAAVAANWLDQAGMRAIALEHEVCPYYLSQEMARWADVVIADYNYYFDLNGLLFGLGQFNQWRVAVLVDEAHNMVERARQMYSASLDQQALNVLRQSAPEPLKKSLQRLNREWNALQKAQLAPYQAYPGTPGKLLQSLNLCITAMGDYFNEHPQAVGGDLQSFYFDAIGFARIAELFDEHFVFDISKRDVGKRSLSRLCLRNVVPAGFIRPRLTAARSSVLFSATLSPRHYYADLLGLPADTAWIDVESPFSREQLEVRIVSEISTRFTHRQASLAPIVHLMAEQFEKRPGNYLAFFSSFDYLQQVVALMQQTHPHITLWQQARGMSEAERQAFLERFTVHSQGIGFAVLGGAFGEGIDLPGARLIGAFIATLGLAQLNPINEQLKQRMAALFGAGYDYTYLYPGVQKVVQAAGRVIRSQQDSGVVMLIDDRFAERKVQQLLPRWWQL; encoded by the coding sequence GTGGCACTCCCTCTTGCTGTAAACGCTGACCCACCGCGTTCCCTCGCTCCTGATCTGGCTGACCAGTCTTTTTATGGCGTCGCCGTGCGCGCGTTGTGTGAGTTCACGGCCAAGGGCGGGGATCTGGATTTGCGGTTTACTCCATCACCCACCGCCCAGGAAGGCATCGCCGGGCATCGGGTGGTGGCATCGCGACGCGGCGCGGGTTACCAGACGGAAGTACCGCTGGCGGGCGAGTACCTGCAATTGCGGGTCCGGGGCAGGGCTGATGGCTACGACCCGGTGTTGAATCAGCTGGAGGAGGTCAAAACCTATCGCGGTGACCTGGACGCCATGCCTGACAACCACCGCCAGTTGCACTGGGCGCAGGCCAAGGTCTACGGCTGGTTGCTGTGCCAGCAGTTGCAGCTGAGCGAAGTCAACCTGGCCCTGGTGTATTTCAATATCGTCACCGAGCAGGAGACGCTGCTGCGCGAACGCTTCACGGCAGCCGTCCTGCGGGCATTCTTTGAGCAACACTGTGGGATCTTCCTGAAGTGGGCGCAGCAGGAACTGGCCCATACCGGCGAGCGCAATCAAGCCTGTGAGGGGCTGAGCTTCCCGCATTCGGCTTTTCGGACCGGGCAGCGGCATCTGGCCGAATCGGTGTACAAAGCGGTGAGTACGGGCCGTTGCCTGATGGCTCAGGCGCCCACCGGGATCGGCAAAACCATCGGCACGCTGTTTCCGATGCTGAAGGCCACCTCGCCCCAGAAGCTCGACAAAATCTTCTTCCTGACTGCGAAAACGCCGGGCCGCAAGCTGGCACTGGATGCGCTCTCGGTCATTCGTCAGAGCGCACCGCAGCTCACACTTCGGGTGCTGGAGCTGGTCGCGCGTGACAAGGCCTGCGAACACCTGGACAAAGCCTGCAACGGCGACTCATGCCCACTGGCCAGAGGCTTTTACGATCGCCTGCCCGCCGCACGCAGCGCGGCGGTGGCCGCCAACTGGCTGGATCAGGCGGGGATGCGTGCCATCGCCCTGGAGCACGAGGTATGCCCGTATTACCTCAGCCAGGAAATGGCGCGTTGGGCCGATGTGGTGATCGCCGATTACAACTATTACTTCGACCTCAATGGCTTGCTGTTCGGGCTTGGCCAGTTCAATCAATGGCGGGTGGCGGTGCTGGTGGACGAGGCGCACAACATGGTCGAGCGAGCGCGGCAGATGTACAGCGCCAGCCTCGATCAACAGGCGTTGAATGTCCTGCGCCAGAGCGCACCCGAGCCACTGAAAAAGTCGTTGCAGCGGCTTAATCGCGAGTGGAACGCCCTGCAGAAAGCGCAACTGGCGCCTTACCAGGCTTATCCCGGCACTCCCGGCAAGCTGTTGCAGAGTCTGAATCTGTGCATTACCGCGATGGGTGACTACTTCAACGAGCACCCCCAGGCTGTGGGCGGTGATCTGCAGAGCTTCTACTTCGACGCCATCGGCTTTGCGCGGATTGCCGAGTTGTTCGATGAGCATTTCGTTTTTGATATCAGCAAGCGGGACGTGGGCAAGCGCAGCCTGTCGCGCTTGTGCCTGCGCAATGTGGTGCCCGCCGGGTTCATCCGCCCCCGGCTGACCGCTGCCCGCAGCAGTGTGTTGTTCTCCGCCACCCTGAGCCCGCGTCACTACTACGCCGACTTGTTGGGTTTGCCGGCCGATACGGCATGGATCGACGTCGAATCGCCTTTCAGCCGCGAGCAGCTGGAAGTGCGCATCGTCAGCGAGATCTCCACGCGGTTCACTCACCGGCAGGCGTCGCTGGCGCCGATCGTGCACTTGATGGCCGAACAGTTTGAAAAGCGTCCAGGCAACTATCTGGCGTTTTTCAGCAGTTTTGATTACCTGCAGCAAGTGGTGGCGCTGATGCAGCAGACGCACCCGCACATCACCCTCTGGCAACAGGCGCGTGGCATGAGCGAAGCGGAGCGGCAGGCGTTTCTTGAGCGCTTCACCGTGCACAGCCAGGGCATCGGTTTTGCCGTGCTCGGTGGCGCCTTCGGCGAAGGTATCGATTTACCCGGCGCCCGATTGATCGGCGCCTTCATTGCCACCCTGGGCCTGGCGCAGTTGAACCCCATCAATGAACAACTCAAACAGCGCATGGCTGCATTGTTCGGCGCAGGCTACGATTACACCTACCTTTACCCCGGCGTGCAGAAAGTCGTGCAGGCGGCGGGGCGGGTCATCCGCAGTCAGCAGGACAGCGGCGTGGTGATGTTGATCGATGACCGTTTCGCCGAGCGCAAGGTGCAGCAATTGCTCCCGCGCTGGTGGCAGCTCTGA
- the pgm gene encoding phosphoglucomutase: MSLSPFAGKLAPAQLLVDIPRLVTAYYTGQPDAAVSTQRVAFGTSGHRGSSFELSFNEWHVLAISQAICLYRQANGIDGPLFLGADTHALSTPAAATALEVLAANGVQVMISEGDEFTPTPAVSHAIICYNRGRTSGLADGIVITPSHNPPESGGFKYNPPNGGPADSHITKWIEAKANELLAEKVLGVSRMSHEKALRADTTHRHDYLNTYVADLKNVIDMDAIRDAGLRLGVDPLGGAGVNYWSAIGEHYGLNLDVVNQFVDPTFRFMCVDWDGKIRMDPSSNFAMQGLIGLKDRYQVAFACDPDHDRHGIVTPSGGLLAPNNYLAVSIDYLFQNRPQWRADAAIGKTVVSSGMIDRVAARLGRRLYEVPVGFKFFAEGLFDGSLGFGGEESAGASFLRKDGTVWTTDKDGLIPALLAAEITARKGRDPSEIYQALTQELGEPFSTRVEAKASPEQKAALGKLSPDQVKSTELAGEAIQSVLSHAPGNNQAIGGLKVITENGWFAARPSGTEDIYKIYAESFVGEDHLKRLVAEAQVLVDAAIA, from the coding sequence ATGAGTCTCAGTCCCTTCGCCGGCAAGCTGGCACCGGCTCAATTGCTGGTTGATATTCCTCGACTGGTCACGGCCTATTACACCGGCCAGCCTGATGCAGCCGTGTCGACTCAACGTGTGGCCTTTGGCACCTCCGGCCATCGTGGCAGCTCGTTCGAGTTGAGTTTCAACGAGTGGCACGTGCTGGCGATCAGCCAGGCGATCTGTCTCTACCGTCAGGCCAATGGCATTGATGGGCCGCTGTTCCTGGGCGCCGACACCCACGCGTTGTCCACGCCTGCTGCGGCCACTGCGCTGGAAGTACTGGCGGCCAACGGCGTGCAGGTGATGATTTCCGAGGGTGACGAATTCACCCCAACGCCTGCGGTTTCCCACGCGATCATCTGTTACAACCGTGGCCGCACCTCAGGCCTGGCCGACGGCATCGTGATTACGCCTTCGCACAACCCGCCTGAAAGTGGTGGCTTCAAATACAACCCACCCAATGGTGGCCCGGCAGACAGCCACATCACCAAATGGATCGAAGCCAAAGCCAACGAGCTGCTGGCCGAGAAAGTGCTGGGCGTGAGCCGCATGAGCCACGAGAAAGCCCTGCGCGCCGACACGACCCATCGTCACGACTACCTCAACACCTATGTGGCTGATCTGAAAAACGTCATCGACATGGACGCCATTCGCGATGCCGGCCTGCGCCTGGGCGTTGATCCGCTAGGTGGAGCAGGGGTCAATTACTGGTCGGCGATTGGCGAGCACTACGGTTTGAACCTGGATGTGGTCAACCAATTCGTTGATCCGACCTTCCGCTTCATGTGCGTGGACTGGGACGGCAAGATCCGCATGGACCCGTCGTCCAACTTCGCCATGCAGGGCTTGATTGGCCTCAAGGATCGCTACCAGGTGGCGTTCGCCTGCGACCCGGATCACGATCGCCACGGTATCGTCACCCCAAGTGGAGGCTTGCTGGCGCCGAATAATTATCTGGCGGTGTCCATCGATTACTTGTTCCAGAATCGCCCGCAATGGCGCGCTGATGCAGCCATCGGCAAGACCGTGGTCAGTAGCGGCATGATTGACCGCGTGGCCGCTCGCCTGGGTCGGCGCCTCTATGAAGTGCCGGTAGGGTTCAAGTTCTTCGCTGAAGGCCTGTTCGATGGCTCCCTGGGCTTTGGGGGTGAAGAAAGTGCGGGGGCATCGTTCCTGCGCAAGGACGGCACGGTCTGGACCACTGACAAGGACGGTTTGATTCCGGCCTTGCTGGCTGCAGAAATCACCGCGCGCAAGGGCCGTGACCCGAGCGAAATCTACCAGGCCCTGACTCAGGAACTGGGCGAGCCGTTCTCGACCCGTGTCGAAGCCAAAGCCAGTCCCGAGCAGAAAGCCGCTCTGGGCAAGCTGTCGCCCGACCAGGTCAAGTCCACCGAACTGGCAGGCGAAGCTATTCAGAGCGTGCTCAGCCATGCACCGGGTAACAACCAGGCGATTGGCGGCTTGAAAGTCATCACCGAGAACGGCTGGTTCGCCGCGCGACCGTCGGGCACTGAGGATATCTACAAGATCTACGCCGAAAGCTTTGTCGGCGAAGACCACCTCAAGCGCCTGGTAGCCGAGGCTCAGGTGTTGGTGGATGCGGCGATTGCCTGA
- the yhhW_2 gene encoding pirin, translated as MLQLRPFNTLGGANHGWLDAHHHFSFAEYYDTQRMNWGQLRVWNDDVIQAGTGFPKHSHRDMEIITYVREGAITHEDNLGNKGRTEAGDVQVMSAGTGIAHSEYNMESTATKIFQIWIMPNETGAAPSWGAKPFPKGDREGFVTLASGKVGDDVSLRIRADARLVAANLKAGETAEYHLDAGRRVYLVPATGSIEVNGVKAVARDGIAVEDERVLRVTALEDSEVVLVDVA; from the coding sequence ATGCTGCAATTACGACCTTTCAACACTTTGGGCGGCGCCAACCACGGCTGGCTGGACGCACACCATCATTTTTCCTTTGCCGAGTACTACGACACCCAACGCATGAACTGGGGTCAACTGCGGGTCTGGAATGATGACGTTATTCAGGCGGGCACCGGCTTCCCGAAACACTCACACCGGGACATGGAAATCATCACCTACGTTCGCGAAGGCGCGATTACCCATGAAGACAACCTGGGTAACAAGGGCCGCACCGAAGCAGGCGATGTGCAGGTGATGAGTGCGGGCACCGGCATTGCTCACAGCGAATACAACATGGAGTCCACGGCCACCAAGATCTTCCAGATCTGGATCATGCCCAACGAAACCGGCGCGGCACCTTCGTGGGGCGCCAAACCCTTCCCGAAAGGCGATCGCGAAGGTTTCGTGACCCTGGCCAGCGGCAAGGTCGGTGACGACGTGAGTTTGCGGATCCGCGCCGATGCACGCCTGGTCGCTGCCAACCTCAAGGCTGGGGAAACCGCCGAATACCACCTGGACGCAGGTCGCCGTGTCTATCTGGTCCCGGCCACCGGTAGCATCGAAGTCAATGGAGTGAAGGCTGTGGCACGGGACGGCATCGCCGTGGAAGATGAACGCGTGCTGCGGGTTACCGCCCTCGAAGACAGCGAAGTCGTGCTGGTGGATGTGGCGTGA